The Opisthocomus hoazin isolate bOpiHoa1 chromosome W, bOpiHoa1.hap1, whole genome shotgun sequence genome includes a region encoding these proteins:
- the LOC104331724 gene encoding zinc finger and BTB domain-containing protein 5 isoform X1 encodes MLWKFFHLDIKRSVLGDCRIMDFPGHFEQVFQQLNYQRLHSQLCDCVIVVGNRHFKAHRSVLAACSTHFRALFTVAEGDQTMNMIQLDSEVVTAEAFAALIDMMYTSTLMLGESNVMDVLLAASHLHLNSVVKACKHYLTTRTLPMSPPNDRVQEQNARIQRSFMLQQLGLSIVSSALNSTQSTKEQLNTMSSSMRSNIEQRTTFPVRHLHKRKQSSDDRARQQIRPTVDESISDVTPESGQSVVHSQEDFFSPDSLKNVNNSKADAVTDKQVDNTIIFGQSFGAQEDAQVPSQSDNSGGNISQISISSQVIQAETSFDQEATSEKNNFPCKNPEVSLSEKEHTGVVVKSEPLSSPEPQDEVSDVTSQAEGSESVEVEGGVVSAEKIELSPESSDRSFSDPQSSTDRVGDIHIMEVSNNLEHKSTFSISNFLNKSRGGIFGASQNSNDNILNTTRDCRMDGDASCLLSPDSGPASSRSSVTVCHVENPFSESADSHFLRPMQDAMALPCVQTSGYRAAEQFGMDFPRSGLGLHSSSRTVLGSLRGGASSFPGYRRIAPKMPVVTSVRSSQLQDNTSSSQLLINGTTSFENGHPSQPGPPQLTRASADVLSKCKKALSEHNVLVVEGARKYACKICCKTFLTLTDCKKHIRVHTGEKPYACLKCGKRFSQSSHLYKHSKTTCLRWQSSNLPSTLL; translated from the coding sequence AATCATGGATTTTCCAGGACACTTCGAGCAAGTCTTTCAGCAGCTAAACTACCAGAGGCTTCATAGCCAACTTTGTGACTGTGTCATTGTGGTGGGAAATAGACATTTCAAAGCCCATCGCTCTGTTCTGGCAGCATGTAGCACACACTTCCGAGCTCTCTTTACTGTAGCAGAGGGTGATCAAACTATGAACATGATTCAGCTGGACAGTGAAGTGGTgacagcagaagcttttgctgcccTGATTGATATGATGTACACTTCTACACTAATGCTTGGGGAGAGCAATGTAATGGATGTCTTGCTGGCTGCTTCTCACCTACATTTGAACTCTGTTGTTAAAGCATGTAAACACTACCTTACTACTAGAACACTACCAATGTCTCCACCTAATGATAGAGTTCAGGAGCAAAATGCACGCATCCAAAGATCTTTCATGCTTCAGCAGCTTGGGCTGAGTATTGTGAGCTCTGCATTAAATTCCACTCAGAGCACAAAGGAACAACTAAATACCATGAGCTCATCGATGAGAAGTAACATAGAGCAACGTACTACCTTTCCTGTCCGACATCTCCACAAGCGTAAACAGTCTTCTGATGATCGGGCCAGACAGCAAATCAGACCTACCGTAGATGAGTCCATTTCAGATGTCACTCCAGAGAGCGGGCAGTCAGTAGTTCATTcacaagaagattttttttcaccagATTCACTGAAGAATGTGAACAATTCTAAGGCTGATGCTGTTACTGATAAACAAGTTGATAATACTATTATATTTGGTCAGTCTTTTGGTGCTCAAGAAGATGCTCAAGTGCCCAGCCAGTCAGACAACAGTGGAGGAAACATTTCACAGATATCCATCTCATCTCAGGTAATACAAGCGGAAACCAGTTTTGATCAGGAAGctacttctgaaaaaaacaacttcCCATGCAAAAATCCAGAGGTCAGTCTAAGTGAAAAAGAACATACGGGGGTGGTGGTTAAATCTGAGCCTTTGAGTTCCCCAGAGCCTCAAGATGAAGTGAGTGATGTCACTTCTCAAGCAGAAGGCAGTGAGTCTGTCGAAGTGGAAGGAGGAGTGGTGAGTGCAGAGAAAATAGAACTGAGCCCTGAAAGCAGTGATCGTAGCTTTTCTGACCCACAGTCTAGTACTGATAGGGTGGGAGACATCCATATTATGGAAGTGTCAAATAACCTGGAACACAAGTCCACATTCAGTATCTCAAATTTTCTGAATAAAAGCAGAGGTGGTATCTTTGGTGCAAGTCAAAATAGTAATGATAACATTCTGAATACAACAAGGGACTGCAGAATGGATGGTGATGCCTCTTGCTTACTGAGTCCAGATTCTGGGCCTGCTAGTAGTCGTTCCTCTGTTACAGTTTGTCATGTAGAGAATCCATTCAGTGAGTCTGCAGACTCTCATTTTCTTAGACCAATGCAGGATGCAATGGCTCTTCCATGTGTACAGACTTCCGGGTACAGGGCTGCAGAACAATTTGGTATGGATTTTCCAAGGTCAGGCTTGGGCCTGCACTCTTCATCAAGGACAGTGCTTGGATCTCTAAGAGGTGGAGCTAGTAGCTTTCCTGGCTATCGTCGCATAGCCCCCAAAATGCCTGTTGTGACCTCTGTCAGGAGCTCCCAGCTACAAGATAACACTTCCAGTTCCCAGCTGTTAATCAATGGGACCACTTCTTTTGAAAATGGACATCCTTCACAACCTGGTCCACCACAGTTGACAAGGgcatctgcagatgttctttcaaaatgtaagaaagccTTATCTGAACATAATGTCTTGGTTGTTGAAGGTGCTCGTAAGTATGCCTGTAAGATCTGCTGCAAGACTTTTTTGACCCTAACAGACTGTAAGAAGCACATTCGTGTGCATACAGGAGAAAAGCCTTATGCCTGTTTGAAGTGTGGCAAACGGTTCAGCCAGTCCAGCCATCTATATAAACATTCCAAAACAACCTGTCTGAGGTGGCAGAGCAGCAATCTACCTAGCACTTTGCTTTAA
- the LOC104331724 gene encoding zinc finger and BTB domain-containing protein 5 isoform X2, which produces MDFPGHFEQVFQQLNYQRLHSQLCDCVIVVGNRHFKAHRSVLAACSTHFRALFTVAEGDQTMNMIQLDSEVVTAEAFAALIDMMYTSTLMLGESNVMDVLLAASHLHLNSVVKACKHYLTTRTLPMSPPNDRVQEQNARIQRSFMLQQLGLSIVSSALNSTQSTKEQLNTMSSSMRSNIEQRTTFPVRHLHKRKQSSDDRARQQIRPTVDESISDVTPESGQSVVHSQEDFFSPDSLKNVNNSKADAVTDKQVDNTIIFGQSFGAQEDAQVPSQSDNSGGNISQISISSQVIQAETSFDQEATSEKNNFPCKNPEVSLSEKEHTGVVVKSEPLSSPEPQDEVSDVTSQAEGSESVEVEGGVVSAEKIELSPESSDRSFSDPQSSTDRVGDIHIMEVSNNLEHKSTFSISNFLNKSRGGIFGASQNSNDNILNTTRDCRMDGDASCLLSPDSGPASSRSSVTVCHVENPFSESADSHFLRPMQDAMALPCVQTSGYRAAEQFGMDFPRSGLGLHSSSRTVLGSLRGGASSFPGYRRIAPKMPVVTSVRSSQLQDNTSSSQLLINGTTSFENGHPSQPGPPQLTRASADVLSKCKKALSEHNVLVVEGARKYACKICCKTFLTLTDCKKHIRVHTGEKPYACLKCGKRFSQSSHLYKHSKTTCLRWQSSNLPSTLL; this is translated from the coding sequence ATGGATTTTCCAGGACACTTCGAGCAAGTCTTTCAGCAGCTAAACTACCAGAGGCTTCATAGCCAACTTTGTGACTGTGTCATTGTGGTGGGAAATAGACATTTCAAAGCCCATCGCTCTGTTCTGGCAGCATGTAGCACACACTTCCGAGCTCTCTTTACTGTAGCAGAGGGTGATCAAACTATGAACATGATTCAGCTGGACAGTGAAGTGGTgacagcagaagcttttgctgcccTGATTGATATGATGTACACTTCTACACTAATGCTTGGGGAGAGCAATGTAATGGATGTCTTGCTGGCTGCTTCTCACCTACATTTGAACTCTGTTGTTAAAGCATGTAAACACTACCTTACTACTAGAACACTACCAATGTCTCCACCTAATGATAGAGTTCAGGAGCAAAATGCACGCATCCAAAGATCTTTCATGCTTCAGCAGCTTGGGCTGAGTATTGTGAGCTCTGCATTAAATTCCACTCAGAGCACAAAGGAACAACTAAATACCATGAGCTCATCGATGAGAAGTAACATAGAGCAACGTACTACCTTTCCTGTCCGACATCTCCACAAGCGTAAACAGTCTTCTGATGATCGGGCCAGACAGCAAATCAGACCTACCGTAGATGAGTCCATTTCAGATGTCACTCCAGAGAGCGGGCAGTCAGTAGTTCATTcacaagaagattttttttcaccagATTCACTGAAGAATGTGAACAATTCTAAGGCTGATGCTGTTACTGATAAACAAGTTGATAATACTATTATATTTGGTCAGTCTTTTGGTGCTCAAGAAGATGCTCAAGTGCCCAGCCAGTCAGACAACAGTGGAGGAAACATTTCACAGATATCCATCTCATCTCAGGTAATACAAGCGGAAACCAGTTTTGATCAGGAAGctacttctgaaaaaaacaacttcCCATGCAAAAATCCAGAGGTCAGTCTAAGTGAAAAAGAACATACGGGGGTGGTGGTTAAATCTGAGCCTTTGAGTTCCCCAGAGCCTCAAGATGAAGTGAGTGATGTCACTTCTCAAGCAGAAGGCAGTGAGTCTGTCGAAGTGGAAGGAGGAGTGGTGAGTGCAGAGAAAATAGAACTGAGCCCTGAAAGCAGTGATCGTAGCTTTTCTGACCCACAGTCTAGTACTGATAGGGTGGGAGACATCCATATTATGGAAGTGTCAAATAACCTGGAACACAAGTCCACATTCAGTATCTCAAATTTTCTGAATAAAAGCAGAGGTGGTATCTTTGGTGCAAGTCAAAATAGTAATGATAACATTCTGAATACAACAAGGGACTGCAGAATGGATGGTGATGCCTCTTGCTTACTGAGTCCAGATTCTGGGCCTGCTAGTAGTCGTTCCTCTGTTACAGTTTGTCATGTAGAGAATCCATTCAGTGAGTCTGCAGACTCTCATTTTCTTAGACCAATGCAGGATGCAATGGCTCTTCCATGTGTACAGACTTCCGGGTACAGGGCTGCAGAACAATTTGGTATGGATTTTCCAAGGTCAGGCTTGGGCCTGCACTCTTCATCAAGGACAGTGCTTGGATCTCTAAGAGGTGGAGCTAGTAGCTTTCCTGGCTATCGTCGCATAGCCCCCAAAATGCCTGTTGTGACCTCTGTCAGGAGCTCCCAGCTACAAGATAACACTTCCAGTTCCCAGCTGTTAATCAATGGGACCACTTCTTTTGAAAATGGACATCCTTCACAACCTGGTCCACCACAGTTGACAAGGgcatctgcagatgttctttcaaaatgtaagaaagccTTATCTGAACATAATGTCTTGGTTGTTGAAGGTGCTCGTAAGTATGCCTGTAAGATCTGCTGCAAGACTTTTTTGACCCTAACAGACTGTAAGAAGCACATTCGTGTGCATACAGGAGAAAAGCCTTATGCCTGTTTGAAGTGTGGCAAACGGTTCAGCCAGTCCAGCCATCTATATAAACATTCCAAAACAACCTGTCTGAGGTGGCAGAGCAGCAATCTACCTAGCACTTTGCTTTAA